GCGCGGCGCCACGGACCTGCGCGACGAGGGGCTCGCGCAGCGCGGCGGCCATGCCGAGCAGCACCGCGACGAGGGCGACCACGACCACCACCGCGACGGCCGCGGCGACGTCGGTTCCGGGTGCGCCCATCGGGTCTCCGACCCAGGAACGCGCGGCGAGGTCGGCGACGACCAGCCCCAGGCCGGTGCCGGCCGCGGCCCCGACGAGGAGCACCAGCAGCGGCTCGACCAGCAGCAGGGTGAACAGCTCACCACCCTCGAGACCGCGCAGGCGGGCCAGCGCGATCTCGGTACGCCGAGCGGAGGCGAGCTCGCGCCCCGTCGCCGGCACGGCGACCGCGCCGACCAGCAGCAGCGGCACGGCGAGCAGGCGGGAGGTGCCGGCCGCGGCGGCGAAGCCGACCACGGCCACGACGCCCCCGACGACCACGACGGTCAGCAGGAGCAGGGGCAGCAGCGTGCCCCGGCGCGCCCACGCACCCTGCAGGGTGCGGGACCGCAGCCGCGGCCGCGAGCCGCTCACGGGCTCCCCGGGGGTCGGCGGAACAGCTCGTACGGGTCGTCGTCCTCCTGCTGGTCGGGCGCCACCGTCGGGTGGTCTCGACGCCCGCTCGTCGCTGGCGCTCCTCGCTGCTCGACCACCGGGCCCCGCTGGTCGAGGTCCGGGCCCCGCTGGTCGAGGTCCGAGGGCGACGAGCCCCGGGACCCGGTGAGGTGGACCGGCTCGGTGTGGTCGACCAGGCGCCCCTCGTCGAGCGCGTGGTGGTCGTCGCAGGCGTCGACGACGGCAGGGTCGTGGGTGGCGACGACGACGACCGCGCCGCGGTCGGCCTCGCGCCGCAGCTCGGCCAGCACCAGCCCGCGGTTGCCCTCGTCGAGCTCGGAGGTCGGCTCGTCGGCCAGCAGGACGCCGGAGCCCACGCAGAGCCCGCGCGCCAGGGCGACCCGCTGCATCTGGCCGCCGGAGAGCTCCTCGACCTGCCGGTCACCGAGGTCGGCGATGTGGAAGCGGGCCAGCGCGGCGGCCGCCCGCTCGTCGGCCTCGTCGGGGTCCACGCCGCGGGCGCGCAGGGCGACCGAGACGTTCTCCCGCGCGGACAGGATCGGCACCAGGCCGTAGACCTGCAGGACGAACGAGACCTCCGGTCGCGGGTCGCCGGTGCCGCGCCACATCGGCGCACCGGCGTACGTCGCCTCACCGGTGGTGGGGCGCAGCAGCCCGCCCGCGATGGAGAGCAGGGTCGTCTTGCCCGAGCCCGACGGGCCGGACAGGGCGGTCATCCGCCCGGCCGCGAAGGTCAGGTCGAGGTCGTGCAGCAGCGTGCGGGACAGCTCGTAGCGCACCCCGCTCAGGATCAGGTCGCTCACTCGGTGCGAGCCTCTCCCTCGCCGGCCCCTCCGACCGCTTCTGCCGAGCGGGACACCACGAGCCGGTCGCTCTCCTCGGGCTCGATGCGCACCAGCGTCCCCTGCGGCCACTGCTCGGCCAGGTGGGTGGGCAGGTGCACGACCCCCTCGGCGCCGATGACGACGTACTCCGCGCCGTCGCGCCCCTCCAGGCCGACCCGGCCGCCCTTCATCGTGATCGTGCGCGGGAAGGTCGCGGCCACCTCGGGCTGGTGGGTGACGACCACGATCGTGGTGCCGAGCTCGTCGCCGAGCTCGTGGATCAGGCTGATGACGGCGTCGCGGTCCTCGTGGGAGAGCTGGCTGGTGGGCTCGTCGGCCAGCAGCAGCTGGGGGCCGGTCGAGACCGCGCAGGCGAGCGCGAGCCGCTGGCGCTGGCCACCGGACATCGTGCTCACGACCTGGTCGGCGACCGAGGCCAGACCGACGCGGGCCAGCAGCTCCCGCTCGGGCACCGCCTGCTTGCGCTCGGCGCCGGAGAGGGCGAGGCGGGCGAAGGCGATGTTCTGCCGGGCGGTGGCGTAGGGCAGCAGGTTGCGGGTCGCGCCCTGCAGCATCGTGCTGACCCGCCGCGAGCGCAGCCGCGCCAGCTCGGGCTCCGGCAGTCGCGAGATCTCGGAGTCACCGAGGAAGATCCGGCCCGCGCTGGGGCGCTGGATCCCGCCGAGCAGGGTCAGCAGCGTGGACTTGCCCGAGCCCGACGGGCCGAGGAACGCCACCCGCTCGCCGGGACGGATCGACAGGTCGACCCCCTGCAGCGCGACGACGTCGTGGCCCTCGAAGGTGCGGTACAGGTGCACGACACCCAGGCAGCGCACGCCCAGCCCGCCCTGCCTGTCCAGCTCCCCGAAGTCGACGTCGGCATCGACGACCGTCACCTGATGACCTCCTGTCCGTGGGCCAGCAGACAGTAAAGGGTGCGGTCGGGGCAACCGTCGGCGCCGGTTCGTTGCG
This genomic window from Nocardioides marinus contains:
- a CDS encoding ATP-binding cassette domain-containing protein; this translates as MSDLILSGVRYELSRTLLHDLDLTFAAGRMTALSGPSGSGKTTLLSIAGGLLRPTTGEATYAGAPMWRGTGDPRPEVSFVLQVYGLVPILSARENVSVALRARGVDPDEADERAAAALARFHIADLGDRQVEELSGGQMQRVALARGLCVGSGVLLADEPTSELDEGNRGLVLAELRREADRGAVVVVATHDPAVVDACDDHHALDEGRLVDHTEPVHLTGSRGSSPSDLDQRGPDLDQRGPVVEQRGAPATSGRRDHPTVAPDQQEDDDPYELFRRPPGSP
- a CDS encoding ABC transporter ATP-binding protein — protein: MTVVDADVDFGELDRQGGLGVRCLGVVHLYRTFEGHDVVALQGVDLSIRPGERVAFLGPSGSGKSTLLTLLGGIQRPSAGRIFLGDSEISRLPEPELARLRSRRVSTMLQGATRNLLPYATARQNIAFARLALSGAERKQAVPERELLARVGLASVADQVVSTMSGGQRQRLALACAVSTGPQLLLADEPTSQLSHEDRDAVISLIHELGDELGTTIVVVTHQPEVAATFPRTITMKGGRVGLEGRDGAEYVVIGAEGVVHLPTHLAEQWPQGTLVRIEPEESDRLVVSRSAEAVGGAGEGEARTE